The Apus apus isolate bApuApu2 chromosome 1, bApuApu2.pri.cur, whole genome shotgun sequence nucleotide sequence gagcgTCCGCCACCCGCCGagccgccgccaccgccgccgGCGTCACGTGCTGCTGCCGCGCCCGCCGATTGGCTGGggagggcggggaggggggcgtGCCACGTGACCAGGCgccgcccgccgctccccccccgccctcccGGTTGGCTGTTGCCGTGGCGACAGgggcagggggcggggccgcgccccACCtcccccgccgcagccccgagcgccgcggccccgggcggggcgggacgggacggggcggagcgggggcgggggcgggcagggcgcggcgcggcgcggcggggcggggcggccgaTGGCGGGGGGGTGAGGAGGGTCCGTCGGCAGGTGCGGGTCGGGCGGGAGGTCGGTCCGcgctggcggcggcggcgggaggaggaggaggaggaggaggaggaggatgcgCGAGTACAaggtggtggtgctgggctcGGGCGGGGTGGGGAAGTCGGCGCTCACGGTGCAGTTCGTGACCGGCACCTTCATCGAGAAGTACGACCCCACCATCGAGGACTTCTACCGCAAGGAGATCGAGGTGGACGCCTCCCCCTCCGTCCTGGAGATCCTGGACACGGCGGGCACCGAGCAGTTCGCCTCCATGCGGGACCTCTACATCAAGAACGGGCAGGGCTTCATCCTGGTCTACAGCCTGGTCAACCAGCAGAGCTTCCAGGACATCCGACCCATGCGCGACCAGATCATCCGCGTCAAGAGGTGACTTGCCCGGCGGCCGCTCCTCCGACGGCCGCGCCCGACGCCCACCTGCGGCCCGGCTCGCCAAGGCCTGCGGGCCGCTcgtccccccctccccgcccgctccctcctcccccgcggtgccc carries:
- the RAP2A gene encoding ras-related protein Rap-2a; protein product: MREYKVVVLGSGGVGKSALTVQFVTGTFIEKYDPTIEDFYRKEIEVDASPSVLEILDTAGTEQFASMRDLYIKNGQGFILVYSLVNQQSFQDIRPMRDQIIRVKRYEKVPVILVGNKVDLESEREVSSSEGRALAEEWGCPFMETSAKSKTMVDELFAEIVRQMNYAAQPDKDDPCCSACNIQ